A single genomic interval of Bradyrhizobium sp. sBnM-33 harbors:
- a CDS encoding DUF2171 domain-containing protein, translating into MTVTAQIKEHMDVISSDRKTVGKVDHLEGTDKIKLTKQSSPDGQHHHFIPVSWVDHVDQHVHLNKSGADVTAHWQHGRQ; encoded by the coding sequence ATGACTGTTACCGCGCAGATCAAGGAACACATGGACGTCATCTCGTCGGATAGGAAGACGGTCGGAAAAGTCGACCATCTCGAAGGAACCGACAAGATCAAGCTGACCAAACAGAGCTCGCCCGATGGTCAGCATCACCACTTCATTCCGGTGTCATGGGTCGATCACGTCGATCAGCATGTGCATCTCAATAAATCGGGCGCGGATGTGACCGCGCACTGGCAGCACGGCCGGCAGTAG
- a CDS encoding Ldh family oxidoreductase: MPMVQADRLTRIGEVLLRAAGATEEEASAVAVGCVNANLAGHDSHGVIAIPTYIDRIKAGHIVPGAQWTIVQESPTTTVIDGHWGFGFHVNAQAMALTIEKAKTANVAACTVFRQSHVGRLAAYPLMAIRAGMIGIAAADSGRSPKHVAPFGGREARLGTNPISIAVPSDLEAPFYLDMATSAVAAGKIALSVARGEQIPQGWIIDAEGRHTTDPTQYRKGGALLPLGGSEGYKGSGLAAMVEVLCGLLTGLGFGVEPTGRHNDGCFMAVFNVAAFRPLKDFEKEVGEFARYLKSTPPSEGSPGVFYPGEIEHIREQQRRRDGIEVEDATWEKLKVLATDYKLAVELDMK, from the coding sequence ATGCCGATGGTCCAGGCCGACCGTCTCACGCGAATCGGCGAGGTTCTGCTTAGGGCTGCCGGTGCAACTGAAGAGGAAGCCAGTGCGGTCGCCGTCGGCTGCGTCAACGCCAACCTCGCCGGCCACGATTCGCACGGGGTGATCGCGATCCCGACCTATATTGACCGCATCAAGGCCGGTCATATCGTGCCCGGCGCCCAATGGACCATCGTCCAGGAATCGCCGACCACGACCGTGATCGATGGCCATTGGGGGTTCGGCTTTCACGTCAACGCCCAGGCAATGGCCTTGACGATCGAGAAAGCCAAGACTGCCAATGTGGCGGCCTGCACGGTGTTCCGGCAAAGCCATGTCGGGCGTCTCGCCGCCTATCCATTGATGGCGATACGGGCCGGCATGATCGGGATTGCCGCCGCCGATTCCGGCCGCTCGCCGAAGCATGTCGCGCCGTTTGGCGGCCGCGAGGCAAGGCTCGGCACCAACCCGATCTCGATTGCGGTGCCGTCCGATCTTGAGGCACCGTTCTATCTTGACATGGCGACCTCAGCGGTGGCGGCCGGAAAGATTGCATTGTCGGTCGCGCGCGGCGAACAGATCCCGCAAGGCTGGATCATCGACGCCGAGGGACGGCACACCACTGACCCCACCCAGTATCGCAAGGGCGGCGCGCTGCTGCCGCTCGGCGGCAGCGAGGGGTACAAGGGAAGTGGGCTGGCAGCGATGGTGGAAGTGCTCTGCGGGCTGCTCACGGGACTTGGGTTTGGCGTTGAGCCGACCGGCCGGCACAACGACGGATGTTTCATGGCGGTGTTCAACGTCGCAGCCTTCCGTCCCCTGAAGGATTTCGAGAAGGAGGTCGGCGAGTTCGCGCGTTATCTCAAATCGACGCCGCCGTCGGAAGGCTCGCCCGGCGTGTTCTATCCCGGCGAGATCGAACATATCCGCGAGCAGCAGCGCAGGCGCGACGGTATCGAGGTCGAGGACGCCACCTGGGAAAAATTGAAGGTACTCGCCACCGACTACAAACTCGCCGTCGAACTCGACATGAAATGA
- a CDS encoding WecB/TagA/CpsF family glycosyltransferase codes for MLERRANPVGRAATASIPRITLGGLRLAVLDLEQTANFMIDMVFPQRRINRPLYLTSANGEVLARCSTEPMTDRLFRTADLINADGQPLVAVSRLKSRTPLPERVATTDLFHVVARKAQAAGLTFYMLGADETENAAAVASVRRQYPDLKIVGRYHGYLRGEALRTKVAEINALAPDYLWVALGVPYEQAFVEEFAPALSNVGVIKTAGGLFNFLSGSRTRAPLWMQHAGLEWTWRIWLEPRRLFWRYLTTNPRALYLLLNRSRSRDTGGTQSR; via the coding sequence ATGCTTGAGCGCCGCGCAAATCCCGTCGGCCGAGCGGCTACGGCCAGCATACCCCGCATCACGCTCGGTGGGCTACGGCTCGCCGTGCTGGATCTCGAGCAGACTGCGAACTTCATGATCGACATGGTGTTCCCGCAACGTCGCATCAATCGTCCGCTCTATCTGACCTCGGCCAATGGCGAGGTGCTGGCGCGCTGCTCGACCGAGCCGATGACCGACCGGCTGTTCCGAACTGCCGATCTGATCAATGCCGACGGCCAGCCGCTGGTGGCCGTGTCGCGGCTCAAATCGAGGACACCGCTGCCCGAGCGCGTCGCGACCACCGACCTGTTCCACGTCGTCGCCCGCAAGGCGCAGGCGGCCGGCCTGACCTTCTACATGCTGGGTGCGGACGAGACCGAGAACGCCGCCGCGGTCGCCAGCGTTCGCAGGCAATATCCCGATCTCAAGATTGTCGGCCGTTACCACGGCTATCTCCGGGGCGAGGCGCTGCGCACCAAGGTCGCCGAAATCAACGCGCTGGCACCGGACTATCTCTGGGTCGCGCTCGGTGTTCCCTATGAACAGGCCTTCGTCGAGGAATTCGCGCCCGCCCTCTCCAATGTCGGCGTTATCAAGACGGCGGGGGGACTGTTCAATTTCCTGTCAGGCAGCCGCACCCGCGCGCCGCTGTGGATGCAACATGCGGGCCTCGAATGGACTTGGCGCATCTGGCTGGAGCCGCGCCGCCTGTTCTGGCGCTATTTGACCACCAATCCCCGCGCGCTGTATCTGTTGCTGAACAGGAGCCGATCGAGGGACACCGGCGGGACACAAAGCCGATGA
- a CDS encoding fumarylacetoacetate hydrolase family protein, translating to MRWLKFTAAGTTSWGIVEGERVIAVDGDPFGEWQRGTQSHALKDVKIELPLIPRTFYCVGLNYLKHLKEAADKAGTVPNVPDRPGIGYRAQNALIAHDEDVVIPASATEKIHYEGELVVVIGKKAKHLTEANAMDCVFGYTIGNDVSERTWQKADRSLWRSKNADTFKPMGPWIETDVNLDRMETVIQVNGKETGRFRTNDMIFGIVPFLVELSKYFTLSPGDVIWMGTDGTSPDLRDGDVVEIDITGIGTLRNRFVKEMA from the coding sequence ATGCGTTGGCTGAAATTCACTGCCGCCGGCACGACATCCTGGGGCATTGTCGAGGGCGAGCGCGTGATCGCGGTCGACGGCGATCCGTTCGGTGAATGGCAGCGCGGAACACAGTCGCATGCGCTGAAGGACGTCAAGATCGAGCTGCCGCTGATCCCGCGCACCTTCTATTGCGTCGGGCTTAACTATCTCAAACACCTCAAGGAAGCTGCCGACAAGGCCGGCACGGTGCCGAACGTGCCCGATCGACCCGGGATCGGCTATCGCGCGCAAAACGCGCTGATCGCCCATGACGAGGACGTGGTGATCCCGGCGAGCGCGACCGAGAAGATTCATTACGAGGGCGAGTTGGTGGTCGTGATCGGCAAGAAGGCAAAACACCTCACCGAAGCCAATGCGATGGACTGCGTGTTCGGCTACACGATCGGCAACGACGTCAGCGAGCGCACCTGGCAGAAGGCCGACCGTAGCCTGTGGCGCTCCAAGAATGCCGACACTTTCAAGCCGATGGGCCCGTGGATCGAAACCGATGTCAACCTCGACAGGATGGAAACGGTAATCCAGGTCAACGGCAAGGAGACCGGCCGTTTCCGCACCAACGACATGATCTTCGGCATCGTGCCGTTCCTCGTCGAACTCTCCAAATATTTCACGCTGTCGCCGGGCGACGTGATCTGGATGGGCACCGACGGCACCTCGCCTGATCTCAGGGACGGCGACGTCGTCGAGATCGACATCACGGGCATCGGCACGTTGCGGAACAGGTTTGTGAAGGAGATGGCTTGA
- a CDS encoding GAF domain-containing protein, with the protein MKTDIARTLAALNATNEAILYAKSPEELYAKVCDAAFSVGDFLAVSVFLLERETNLLRFAAGCGDDVPRLRSIDISVLAGTPEGSGVAGQAFRDGRVCVSNDFLNDPRSLAWHDGAKANQVRAAAALPLLCNGESVGVLLVSRREAHSIDGQLVSMLERVSANISFALDNFDHEAARKNGERTMRRLNRMFGAISATNEAILRAKTEQELYQRVCDAAVYSGKSAATVILLAEPDSIWLKPVAGTGAIVEQIMRAPFSIDAGNPYGTGVCGKAFRTQQPAVNNDILSSTQGQPWHQTARETGVTACVALPLIKADESVGVLLFFVGKLWAEDEEIVALMARIAENVSFALENFERASEKARADAQKQRLGRMLAALSATNEAIVRATSRAELFELVCEAAANGGRFNSTSILLARPDSYDIDLVAVAGPTANNMRRVKVSTNADLPEGRGLCGNAFRSKRACIANDLRADPRGSAFHQFIHSDGAMSGAAFPLLVSGQPFGVMFFISSEKDTFTPEFAELLQRLTENVSFALENFDRADEKARTESQKERLTRMFAALSRTNEAIMRAKSRTELFDLVCEAAANGGRFTSTTIALATPGSDLLRIVAASGPAAETTRHVRLSTDESRPEGRGLSGTAFRTGRPCITNDYVSDQRVAAFQAVVGSYGAQSGAAFPLLVRDEPVGVMIYMSLDKDTFTAEFVELLQRLADNVSFALENFDRAEDKARTEVQKERLTRMLAALSATNEAIIRATSRTELFDLVCEAAANGGKFTLTSIVLAKPDSDDLEVVAAAGPTALSARLAKISASEAHPEGRGLCGQAIRSQRPCIINDYLADPNAEAFHHRARLDGTNSGASFPLLVHGQAVGVMSFMSRETDTFTPEFAELLQRLVDNVSFALENFDRADEKTRADERIEYLASHDSLTNLPNREMFNGMLRRAIDAAARYQRQFALLFIDLDRFKVINDSLGHDAGDMLLVEIGNRLRRALRSSDVVARLGGDELVVILEEAAERHEVERIAGELLSVLGQPLQLSGHECHTTASIGIAMYPSDGADMQTLTKNADMAMYLAKEDGKNGFRFFTKEIKTQSIERLTLESALRRALERDQFSLHYQPKIDMESRQITGVEALLRWNHPELGTVSPGQFIPLAEETGLIVPIGRWVLEEACAQNMAWQRRGLRPVTVAVNLSPRQFADPHLLQDVDEALLASGMSPVLLQLEVTESMVMRHVSRAVKILDAIQSRGIRLAIDDFGTGYSSMSLMKQFPIDTIKIDRSFVRDLPVDSEDQAIAQAIISMGKALGMTVIAEGVETLEQEAFLRSHACDEMQGFLFSKPLPAKEMADLLRAEPRLASPPLQPEAGSGLKRTVV; encoded by the coding sequence GTGAAGACCGACATCGCGCGCACACTCGCGGCGTTGAATGCGACCAACGAAGCGATTCTGTACGCCAAATCGCCCGAGGAACTGTATGCGAAGGTTTGCGACGCCGCGTTCTCGGTCGGCGACTTCCTCGCTGTATCGGTCTTCCTGCTGGAGAGGGAAACCAATCTCCTGCGCTTCGCCGCCGGCTGCGGCGATGACGTGCCCCGGCTGCGCAGCATCGATATTTCGGTTCTGGCCGGAACGCCCGAGGGATCCGGTGTGGCCGGACAAGCGTTCCGCGATGGGCGCGTATGCGTCAGCAACGATTTCCTGAACGATCCGCGTTCGCTGGCCTGGCACGACGGCGCGAAGGCCAACCAGGTCCGCGCGGCGGCAGCGCTGCCGCTGCTCTGCAATGGCGAGAGCGTCGGCGTGTTGCTCGTTTCGCGGCGCGAGGCGCACTCGATCGACGGGCAGCTCGTCTCGATGCTGGAGCGTGTGTCGGCAAACATTTCGTTCGCGCTCGACAATTTCGACCATGAAGCTGCGCGCAAGAACGGCGAGCGCACCATGCGGCGGTTGAATCGGATGTTCGGCGCCATCAGCGCGACCAACGAAGCCATTCTTCGCGCCAAGACTGAACAGGAACTCTATCAGCGCGTTTGCGACGCAGCGGTATACAGCGGAAAATCAGCGGCCACGGTGATCCTGCTTGCAGAGCCGGACTCGATCTGGCTGAAGCCGGTCGCCGGGACAGGCGCAATCGTCGAACAGATCATGCGTGCGCCGTTCTCGATCGACGCGGGCAACCCGTATGGAACGGGCGTCTGCGGCAAGGCATTCCGGACGCAGCAGCCTGCCGTCAACAACGACATTCTCAGCTCGACACAGGGGCAGCCCTGGCACCAGACCGCCCGCGAAACGGGCGTTACCGCCTGCGTCGCCCTTCCCCTGATCAAGGCAGATGAGAGCGTCGGCGTGCTGCTGTTCTTCGTCGGAAAGCTGTGGGCGGAGGATGAAGAGATCGTCGCGCTGATGGCGCGGATCGCAGAAAACGTTTCCTTTGCGCTGGAAAACTTCGAGCGTGCCAGCGAAAAGGCGCGGGCCGACGCGCAGAAGCAACGTTTGGGGCGCATGCTGGCGGCGCTCAGCGCCACCAACGAAGCGATCGTCCGTGCGACGTCGCGGGCGGAGCTGTTCGAACTCGTGTGCGAAGCTGCCGCGAATGGTGGACGGTTCAACTCGACCAGTATCCTGTTGGCCCGCCCCGACAGCTACGACATCGATCTGGTGGCCGTTGCGGGACCGACGGCAAACAACATGCGGCGGGTCAAGGTCTCGACCAACGCGGATCTGCCTGAAGGGCGTGGTCTCTGCGGCAATGCGTTCCGCTCCAAGCGAGCTTGCATCGCAAACGACTTGCGGGCCGATCCGCGAGGATCGGCATTTCATCAGTTCATTCATAGCGATGGTGCTATGTCGGGCGCTGCGTTTCCGCTGCTCGTTTCCGGTCAGCCCTTCGGTGTGATGTTCTTCATCTCGTCCGAGAAAGACACGTTCACGCCCGAATTTGCCGAACTGTTGCAGCGACTCACGGAGAATGTGTCGTTCGCGCTGGAAAATTTCGACCGGGCGGACGAGAAGGCGAGGACCGAAAGTCAGAAAGAGCGCCTGACGCGGATGTTCGCTGCTTTGAGCAGAACCAACGAAGCCATCATGCGCGCCAAATCCCGCACGGAGCTTTTTGATCTCGTGTGCGAGGCTGCGGCAAATGGCGGCAGGTTTACGTCGACCACCATTGCGCTGGCCACCCCCGGCAGCGACCTTCTCAGAATCGTGGCCGCCTCCGGCCCGGCAGCCGAGACGACGCGGCACGTCAGGTTGTCGACGGATGAAAGCCGTCCCGAGGGACGGGGGCTCAGCGGAACGGCGTTTCGAACCGGGCGTCCATGCATCACCAATGATTATGTTAGCGACCAGCGCGTTGCCGCCTTCCAGGCCGTCGTAGGTAGCTATGGCGCTCAGTCAGGCGCCGCCTTTCCTCTCTTGGTCCGGGACGAGCCAGTTGGCGTCATGATCTACATGTCCTTGGACAAGGACACCTTCACCGCCGAATTCGTCGAACTGCTGCAACGACTGGCCGACAATGTCTCGTTCGCGCTGGAGAACTTCGATCGTGCCGAGGACAAGGCCAGGACCGAAGTCCAGAAGGAACGCCTGACGCGCATGCTCGCGGCGCTGAGCGCGACCAATGAGGCGATCATCCGCGCGACCTCCCGGACAGAACTGTTCGACCTGGTGTGCGAAGCCGCCGCCAATGGCGGCAAGTTCACCCTGACCTCCATCGTATTGGCGAAACCCGACAGCGATGATCTCGAAGTTGTTGCTGCCGCGGGTCCGACTGCCCTCAGCGCACGTCTGGCGAAGATATCGGCCAGTGAGGCGCACCCGGAGGGACGTGGGCTGTGCGGTCAGGCGATCCGTTCGCAGCGGCCGTGCATCATCAACGATTACCTCGCTGATCCCAATGCCGAGGCGTTTCACCACAGAGCGCGTCTCGATGGCACGAATTCCGGCGCTTCGTTCCCCCTGCTGGTGCATGGGCAAGCCGTCGGCGTGATGTCGTTCATGTCGCGCGAGACGGATACATTCACGCCTGAATTTGCCGAGCTGTTGCAGCGGCTCGTCGACAACGTGTCCTTTGCCTTGGAGAATTTCGATCGCGCGGATGAAAAGACCCGCGCGGACGAGCGGATCGAGTACCTGGCGTCGCACGACAGCCTGACCAACCTGCCGAACCGGGAGATGTTCAACGGTATGCTTCGCCGAGCGATCGACGCCGCCGCGCGCTACCAGCGGCAGTTTGCGCTGCTGTTCATCGACCTCGACAGATTCAAGGTCATCAACGATTCGCTAGGGCATGACGCCGGCGACATGTTGCTGGTGGAGATCGGCAACAGACTACGCCGCGCGCTGCGCTCGAGCGACGTCGTGGCGCGGCTCGGTGGCGACGAGTTGGTGGTCATTCTGGAGGAGGCGGCCGAGCGTCACGAGGTGGAGCGCATAGCCGGCGAGCTTCTCTCCGTACTGGGCCAGCCGCTGCAGCTCAGTGGTCACGAATGCCACACCACCGCCTCGATCGGGATCGCGATGTACCCGTCCGACGGTGCCGACATGCAGACGCTGACCAAGAACGCCGACATGGCGATGTATCTCGCCAAGGAAGACGGCAAGAACGGCTTCCGCTTCTTCACCAAGGAGATCAAGACGCAGTCGATCGAGCGTCTGACGCTGGAGAGCGCGCTGCGCCGCGCGCTGGAGCGCGACCAGTTCTCGCTGCACTACCAGCCCAAGATCGACATGGAGAGTCGTCAGATCACCGGGGTCGAAGCGCTGTTGCGCTGGAATCATCCCGAGCTCGGCACCGTCTCCCCGGGGCAATTCATCCCGCTCGCCGAAGAAACCGGCCTGATCGTTCCGATCGGCCGCTGGGTGCTCGAAGAAGCCTGCGCGCAGAACATGGCCTGGCAGCGCCGTGGCCTGCGGCCGGTGACGGTGGCGGTCAACCTGTCGCCGCGGCAATTCGCCGATCCGCATCTGCTGCAGGACGTCGACGAGGCGCTGTTGGCAAGCGGCATGTCGCCGGTGTTGCTGCAGCTTGAGGTCACCGAAAGCATGGTGATGCGGCATGTGTCGCGCGCGGTCAAGATCCTCGACGCGATCCAGAGCCGCGGCATTCGCCTTGCGATCGACGATTTCGGAACCGGCTATTCGTCGATGTCGCTGATGAAGCAGTTCCCGATCGACACCATCAAGATCGATCGCTCTTTCGTTCGCGACCTGCCGGTCGATTCCGAAGACCAGGCTATTGCGCAGGCGATCATCAGCATGGGCAAGGCGCTTGGCATGACTGTCATTGCGGAGGGTGTCGAGACCCTCGAGCAGGAGGCGTTCCTGCGCAGCCACGCCTGCGACGAGATGCAAGGCTTCCTGTTCTCGAAACCGCTACCTGCAAAGGAGATGGCTGATCTGCTTCGGGCCGAACCGCGACTAGCCTCGCCGCCGCTGCAGCCGGAGGCTGGGTCAGGGTTGAAACGCACTGTCGTCTGA
- a CDS encoding LLM class flavin-dependent oxidoreductase produces MTRQMALVGFLQAQNCTNLPSSWRHPESRDDSMSADYYQEIARILEAGKFHMAFFDDRLAMPDRYGNDHAHTVEYGIRCVKMDPLIVLTTMGMVTEKLGLGSTCSTTYYEPFDVARRFATLDLMSGGRAGWNVVTSLNDGEAHNMGKDAHLEHDFRYDRADEFMEVVLGHWDTWEDGSLIMDKKSGRFADPAKVKRLDHKGQFFKSRGPFTVPRSPQGHPVIIQAGASGRGQRFAGRWGEVIFTAARNVAAAKEGYAAVRNEAAKAGRDPDQMFLCNLTTPVCGATKAEAEDKMAVINKLPLEIDALSLLAEALNYDFASKPLDEPLTTEELKSMQGILGIRDGVLKASGKTNPSARDFVTFSGRGQVQDAIVGGPKEMAVKLEEMFVERGCDGFVIAATIVPGSYADFVKHVVPELQRRGLFHKDYAGKTLRENLGLKRPAAGAWKASPRVAAE; encoded by the coding sequence ATGACACGGCAAATGGCCCTGGTGGGATTTTTGCAGGCACAGAACTGCACCAATCTGCCGAGCTCATGGCGGCACCCGGAATCGCGCGACGATTCGATGTCGGCCGACTACTACCAGGAGATCGCCCGGATTCTCGAGGCCGGCAAATTCCACATGGCGTTCTTCGACGACCGCCTGGCGATGCCGGACCGCTACGGCAATGACCACGCCCACACCGTCGAGTACGGCATCCGCTGCGTCAAGATGGACCCGCTGATCGTGCTGACCACGATGGGCATGGTCACCGAGAAGCTCGGCCTGGGATCGACCTGCTCGACCACCTATTACGAGCCGTTCGATGTCGCGCGCCGTTTCGCCACCCTCGATCTGATGTCGGGCGGACGCGCCGGCTGGAACGTCGTCACCTCGCTTAATGACGGCGAGGCTCACAACATGGGCAAGGACGCCCATCTCGAACATGACTTCCGCTACGATCGCGCCGACGAGTTCATGGAGGTCGTGCTCGGCCACTGGGATACCTGGGAAGACGGCTCCTTGATCATGGACAAGAAGAGCGGCCGCTTCGCCGATCCGGCCAAGGTGAAGCGGCTCGACCACAAGGGACAATTCTTCAAGTCGCGCGGGCCGTTCACCGTGCCGCGGTCGCCGCAGGGCCACCCCGTCATCATCCAGGCCGGCGCGTCCGGCCGCGGCCAGCGCTTTGCAGGGCGATGGGGCGAAGTGATCTTCACTGCCGCTCGCAATGTGGCAGCGGCCAAGGAAGGCTATGCGGCCGTCCGCAACGAAGCGGCAAAAGCCGGCCGCGATCCCGACCAGATGTTCCTCTGCAACCTCACCACCCCCGTCTGCGGCGCGACCAAGGCCGAGGCCGAGGACAAGATGGCCGTCATCAACAAGCTGCCGCTGGAAATCGATGCGCTGTCGCTGCTCGCGGAAGCGCTGAACTACGACTTTGCTTCCAAGCCCCTCGATGAGCCGCTGACCACGGAAGAGCTCAAGAGCATGCAGGGTATCCTCGGCATTCGCGACGGCGTGCTCAAGGCATCAGGCAAGACTAACCCCAGCGCGCGTGACTTCGTCACCTTCTCCGGTCGCGGCCAGGTACAGGACGCGATCGTCGGTGGCCCGAAGGAGATGGCGGTCAAGTTAGAGGAGATGTTCGTCGAGCGCGGCTGCGACGGCTTTGTCATCGCGGCCACTATCGTGCCGGGCTCCTACGCCGATTTCGTCAAGCATGTGGTGCCGGAATTGCAGCGCCGCGGCCTGTTTCACAAGGATTATGCCGGCAAGACCCTGCGCGAGAATCTCGGCCTGAAGCGGCCCGCCGCCGGCGCATGGAAAGCCAGTCCGCGGGTTGCCGCCGAATAA
- a CDS encoding DUF1080 domain-containing protein, producing the protein MKRLSVLAAGLLMGAAAVQFSSVASGQSDGWVTLVDGTKMGDWTEVGKANWAMKDGALVADKITEGKDPSYLVSKQSYKDFEMKVEFWADDDANSGIFIRCDQSAKIDAKICYEVNIFDKRPDPTYGTGAIVDLAKVDPMPKAGGKWNTFEITAKGPHLVVVLNGQKTADVQDSKHASGPFALQYGSGVVKFRKVQIKPL; encoded by the coding sequence ATGAAGCGTTTGTCGGTACTTGCGGCCGGCCTGTTGATGGGCGCAGCCGCCGTTCAATTTTCCAGCGTGGCGTCCGGCCAGAGCGATGGCTGGGTGACGCTCGTCGACGGCACCAAGATGGGCGACTGGACCGAGGTCGGCAAAGCCAATTGGGCGATGAAGGACGGCGCGCTGGTCGCAGACAAGATCACTGAAGGCAAAGATCCCTCCTATCTCGTCAGCAAGCAGTCCTACAAAGATTTCGAGATGAAGGTCGAGTTCTGGGCCGACGATGACGCGAACAGCGGCATCTTCATTCGCTGCGACCAGTCGGCCAAAATCGACGCCAAGATCTGCTACGAGGTCAACATCTTCGACAAGCGGCCCGATCCGACCTACGGCACCGGCGCAATCGTCGACCTGGCCAAGGTCGACCCGATGCCGAAGGCGGGCGGCAAGTGGAATACCTTCGAAATCACGGCCAAGGGGCCGCATCTCGTCGTCGTACTGAACGGCCAGAAGACGGCCGACGTCCAGGATTCAAAACACGCCAGCGGCCCGTTTGCCCTGCAATACGGCTCTGGCGTGGTCAAGTTCCGCAAGGTGCAGATCAAGCCGCTGTAG
- the galE gene encoding UDP-glucose 4-epimerase GalE, whose protein sequence is MSSRPTILVTGGAGYIGSHCCRALDSAGYQPVVYDNLSTGHRSFAAGTLVVGDIADRATLARTFAEHDIVAVMHFAASSLVGESVADPQKYYVNNLAGTLSLLETMRAAGCNRLVFSSTGAVYGNADSKALPEDYPCAPINPYGASKWMIERMLADYRTAYGFGSFALRYFNAAGADPAGGIGELREVETHLIPRAMMALQGHVPDFAVFGDDYDTPDGTAIRDYIHVTDLATAHVLALELLLQGHAGGAFNLGTGDGFSVREILAAIAAETGREVPHVVKPRRPGDPTYLVADPSAARATLNFRPAHSDLATIIRTAWAWHKKAHPLKTGAPGRD, encoded by the coding sequence ATGAGCAGCCGTCCAACCATTCTCGTCACCGGCGGAGCGGGCTATATCGGCTCGCATTGCTGCAGGGCATTGGATAGCGCGGGCTACCAGCCCGTTGTCTACGACAATCTTTCGACCGGCCATCGCAGCTTCGCCGCGGGCACGCTGGTGGTCGGCGACATCGCCGACAGGGCGACGCTGGCGCGGACCTTTGCCGAGCATGACATTGTGGCGGTCATGCACTTCGCCGCGTCGAGCCTGGTCGGCGAATCCGTTGCCGATCCGCAGAAATACTACGTCAACAATCTCGCCGGCACGCTGTCGCTGCTCGAGACCATGCGTGCGGCCGGCTGTAACCGCCTGGTGTTTTCATCGACCGGCGCGGTCTATGGCAATGCCGACAGCAAGGCACTGCCCGAAGACTATCCCTGCGCGCCGATCAATCCCTATGGCGCCTCGAAATGGATGATCGAGCGCATGCTGGCGGATTATCGCACAGCCTATGGCTTCGGCTCGTTCGCGCTGCGCTACTTCAACGCTGCAGGCGCCGATCCCGCCGGCGGCATCGGCGAATTGCGCGAGGTGGAAACCCACCTGATCCCCCGCGCCATGATGGCGCTGCAGGGACATGTGCCTGATTTCGCCGTGTTCGGCGACGATTACGACACGCCCGACGGGACCGCGATCCGCGACTACATCCACGTGACCGATCTGGCGACCGCCCACGTGCTTGCGCTCGAGCTTCTGCTGCAGGGGCATGCCGGCGGCGCCTTCAATCTCGGCACCGGCGATGGCTTTTCGGTGCGCGAGATCCTCGCGGCGATCGCCGCCGAGACCGGCCGCGAAGTCCCGCATGTCGTCAAGCCCCGCCGACCAGGCGATCCAACCTATCTGGTCGCCGATCCCTCCGCCGCGCGCGCGACATTGAACTTCCGTCCCGCCCATTCGGATCTGGCCACGATCATCCGCACCGCCTGGGCGTGGCACAAGAAGGCCCACCCGCTCAAGACGGGTGCGCCTGGTCGCGATTGA
- a CDS encoding D-amino-acid transaminase, producing MEQIAYVNGSFVPLSEAKVSILDRGFLFADGIYEVAAVLDGKLIDNASHLARLERSVGEIELALPETAARIQEIQKELVARNNLVNGMVYLEVTRGADTGRDFAFPKNVKPTLIMFTSTKDIINAPSAKTGIKVITVPDLRWARRDIKSVALLAQVLAKQAAAVAGAGEAWMIEDGKVTEGGSSSCFILTQDDVIVTRQNGSEILPGCTRKAVVALAEERQLRVEERAFSVEEALAAKEAFVTSASVFVQAVVSIDGKQVADGKPGPMTNRLREIYVEFAKATAV from the coding sequence TTGGAACAGATCGCTTACGTCAACGGCTCGTTCGTGCCCCTCTCAGAGGCGAAGGTCTCGATCCTCGATCGCGGATTTCTGTTTGCCGACGGCATCTATGAAGTTGCTGCCGTGCTCGACGGCAAGCTGATCGACAACGCCTCGCATCTGGCGCGGCTGGAGCGCTCGGTCGGCGAGATCGAGCTGGCGCTGCCGGAGACGGCGGCGCGCATCCAGGAGATCCAGAAGGAACTGGTCGCGCGCAACAATCTCGTCAACGGCATGGTTTATCTGGAAGTAACGCGCGGCGCCGACACCGGACGCGATTTTGCGTTTCCGAAGAACGTAAAGCCGACGCTGATCATGTTCACCTCAACCAAGGACATCATCAACGCGCCCTCGGCCAAGACCGGCATCAAGGTGATCACAGTGCCCGACCTGCGTTGGGCCCGCCGCGATATCAAGAGCGTCGCGCTGCTGGCGCAGGTGCTGGCCAAGCAGGCTGCGGCTGTGGCCGGTGCCGGCGAGGCCTGGATGATCGAGGACGGCAAGGTGACCGAGGGCGGCTCGTCGTCGTGTTTCATTCTCACGCAGGATGATGTGATTGTGACGCGGCAGAACGGCAGCGAGATCCTGCCTGGCTGCACCCGCAAGGCCGTGGTCGCTCTAGCCGAAGAACGCCAGCTTCGCGTGGAGGAGCGGGCGTTTTCGGTCGAGGAAGCGTTGGCCGCCAAGGAAGCCTTCGTCACCAGCGCCAGTGTGTTCGTACAGGCCGTGGTGTCGATCGACGGCAAGCAAGTCGCCGACGGCAAGCCCGGCCCGATGACGAACCGGCTGCGTGAGATTTATGTGGAATTTGCGAAGGCGACGGCGGTTTAG